A stretch of DNA from Hippopotamus amphibius kiboko isolate mHipAmp2 chromosome 5, mHipAmp2.hap2, whole genome shotgun sequence:
gtatttcaCATTAGTATTCATTTTAAATCTCATGAAAGAGCCTGGTTTTTATGTCTAAATCAAGGGTTGGTAACTAGGTGTTCTATAAGTAGACTTTAGGGAGCCATAAAAACCCCTGAATTGCTAAGAAATATCCTATAGAGGTTAAAATTGGGTGGGAAAGTATGTTTACAATATTGCAATGTCACAGCATATGCAATCtgttaaaattcaaagaaaaattctaatttgGTTCCATTAATTCTCCACAATCTCCccttttgattttcctttgatTTGCCTACTTGGTATGACAAAAAGTTGTAATAAGGGAAATGTGATTGCCATGTGGGAGTTTCCACACCAAAGCAAGCATAtagtgccccccccccaaaaaaaatgtgcttatttAATGAAATCAGAAAAGCCTCTTTTATCACTAAATCGAATTCTTTTCCCAGGCTTGCACACTGGAATGTGAGGGGAAACTGCCTTCTCTCAAGACCTGGGATACCTGCAAGGAGCTTCTGCAGCTGTCCAAGCTGGAGCTCCCTCCAGACGGCGCCAGCGCCCTCAGCAAACAGGAGGAGAGCCACTTGCTCGCCAAGAAGTACGGGGGCTTCATGAAGAGGTATGGGGGCTTCATGAAGAAGATGGATGAGCTGTATCCCctagagcaggaggaagaggcgAATGGAGGTGAAATCCTTGGCAAGAGATACGGGGGCTTCATGAAGAAGGATGCGGAGGAAGACGACGCCATAGGCAATTCCTCCGACCTGCTGAAGGAGCTGCTGGGCGCGGGGGAGCCTCGAGAGGGGAGCCCCCACCAGGAAGACAGGGATGATGAAGACGTGAGCAAGAGATACGGGGGCTTCATGCGAGGCTTAAAGAGAAGCCCCCAACTGGAAGACGAAGCCAAAGAGCTGCAGAAGCGCTACGGGGGCTTCATGAGAAGAGTGGGTCGCCCGGAGTGGTGGATAGACTACCAGAAAAGGTACGG
This window harbors:
- the PENK gene encoding proenkephalin-A; the encoded protein is MARFLRLCAWLLALGPGLLATVRAECSQDCAKCSYRLARPTDLNPLACTLECEGKLPSLKTWDTCKELLQLSKLELPPDGASALSKQEESHLLAKKYGGFMKRYGGFMKKMDELYPLEQEEEANGGEILGKRYGGFMKKDAEEDDAIGNSSDLLKELLGAGEPREGSPHQEDRDDEDVSKRYGGFMRGLKRSPQLEDEAKELQKRYGGFMRRVGRPEWWIDYQKRYGGFLKRFADSLPSDEEGESYSKEVPEMQKRYGGFMRF